Proteins encoded in a region of the Eriocheir sinensis breed Jianghai 21 unplaced genomic scaffold, ASM2467909v1 Scaffold512, whole genome shotgun sequence genome:
- the LOC126992887 gene encoding uncharacterized protein LOC126992887 produces MAPSKQEKKFLLELIDVYRSLPQLWNVKSDCYSDRNKKEMGYETLLQKFRDYYPEGTKEELKKKINSLRTSFRKELKKFKDSSRSGAGAEEIYEPSLWCFDALFFLIDTETPASSRSTIQSSEEGQNEEIGDDQEGTAIQERVDESTNLHTVPAQPAKRKKLAKFSNRQDELIGLACEHLQKPENEFLTLAKAWANDLSKMDPKQLLLAKKGINDIIFEGLCGNLHRQSVQINPIPQQTRCWTPSSDTSEYAPSPYGSNSNPPFSSTMVHHSDYRDAVPQQYPNMAARNCTPMSHSSVTDNSGNAVDGTIDAGKYFGNFNPNA; encoded by the exons ATGGCTCCAtcgaaacaggaaaagaaatttCTTCTTGAGCTTATTGATGTATATAGAAGTTTACCACAACTTTGGAACGTTAAAAGTGACTGCTATAGTgacagaaataaaaaagaaatgggtTATGAGACTCTGTTACAGAAATTCCGTGATTATTATCcggaagggacgaaggaggagctgaagaagaaAATCAACTCACTGCGGACGAGCTTccgaaaagaattaaaaaaattcAAAGACTCAAGCAGATCTGGAGCAGGAGCAGAAGAAATTTATGAGCCGTCATTATGGTGttttgatgctctttttttcctgATTGACACGGAAACACCGGCTTCTTCACGAAGCACAATACAATCGAGTGAAGAGGGACAAAATGAAGAG ATTGGCGATGACCAGGAAGGCACAGCCATACAAGAAAGGGTAGATGAAAGTACGAACCTACACACTGTTCCAGCTCAACCTGCAAAGCGTAAGAAATTGGCAAAGTTTTCTAATCGCCAAGACGAACTGATAGGCCTAGCATGTGAACATCTTCAGAAACCTGAAAATGAATTTCTCACATTGGCTAAAGCTTGGGCCAATGATTTATCTAAAATGGATCCTAAGCAATTGTTACTTGCAAAGAAGGGAATAAACGATATTATCTTCGAGGGACTTTGTGGAAACCTGCATCGACAGTCTGTGCAGATAAATCCCATCCCACAACAAACTCGATGTTGGACACCAAGTAGTGATACCAGTGAATATGCACCAAGTCCCTATGGGTCTAATTCCAACCCACCCTTCAGCAGTACGATGGTTCATCACAGTGATTATAGAGATGCTGTACCACAACAATACCCAAACATGGCTGCAAGGAACTGTACACCTATGTCACACAGTTCGGTGACGGATAATTCGGGTAATGCTGTAGATGGAACAATTGATGCAGGAAAATATTTTGGTAACTTTAACCCAAATGCATAG